The following is a genomic window from Puntigrus tetrazona isolate hp1 unplaced genomic scaffold, ASM1883169v1 S000000663, whole genome shotgun sequence.
ctccaaaataagttttgtaACAAATTCACCTCCTTCAACAATAAATTTCAAAGACAATCACGGTCGGACATCAAATTGCCTGCAGTGAGCAAATGCTATTGTTATTATGCAGAATTCACATGTTGATTTAGAAACTGTTGTGGACAGatcaaagaacagcatttttctgAAGCCTGTTGTTGATTCTTTATGGTGTGCTGCTCACTCCCAAGCGTCTGGCAGAACAGACAGTAGGACAGAAAAAAGGCTGAACAACACATGGCTTGATGACTGCATTCAATAATTCTCCTCTAAAAGTAAAGAACTTGTTAATGAAAAGCAAGAATTGCCCTGTACGGCAGTGCTTTGGTGTCCACAATAAATTtggtaaaaacaacaaaaatacatgtGAAAACTAGtccaaaaaactaaatgttaccaaaaatatatacttttctCATCACAGATAATATTGTttagataataatataattattgtgaCAATATAACTTTTATGGTGTGAAACTCTGTATAAATGGGTATTTACGTGAGAGATTTtgtggaacatttttttttaatattagttttttataggacttttaacaatacagattgtgtcaaagcacatAACAGCAACAAATAGAAGAatacagtgtcagtaatgtttAATGACAAAACTGTGCAAGCTAAAGTGCGAcggtggcaaaaaaacaaaactctgtcaatgacagaatggagaaaaaaaaccttgggagcaACCAGGATTAGTTGGGGAGACAGTTCTACTATGACTATTAGAAAGAAACAATCCactgaactttatttttttttttactttatctcATGTATGTTTGTTAGTCaatagctatgtttccatccaaagatTCAAATTAAACTTATGCTCAAAGCTAgtatattgcataaaacacaTGCGAAAAAAGCATCGTTTCAATCCAATGAGTCGAAGAGAACAAAAACTTTACTTCCTGGTAAAATATGGCACTAAATATCAATAAGAAAATAGAAGGcacttaataatataatttttatgattattatatgaTTTCATGGTATAGGCAAATTAGCCTACTTCCACCTCAGAGCAAGCTGCTTTTGAAGGTGGATGATGATGTTTGGGAACGCAGTTGTGTAAGAAGTTATTATACAGAAATACTTAGACGACAGACTTTGCTCATCCATTTCAGAATGGCAACATATAGTTGCTGTGTGAAACTATCTATCTCATAGAGTAAAGTCACATGACTTTTTCGAGGCGCATGGATGaatttattctgtaaatatgcactttttttcctaatcagataaaattataacaattaaacaaataaatacagaaattggataaaattgattaaaatgaactgCATTTGACATTTGAAATGCCTTTTTTCACCTTTAAACTTAATTAAGCCCTAATGAGGATGCTTCACAACTGAATAAGGTACCTGATGTGTGAGGGGAATGTCCCTCTTCCAGTCCCCCAGCCAGTCTTTCGTTGGATGTGCCCAGAACACCGATAGGAAGGGCCTGGTCACCCGAGGCCAGATCCGCTTCTGGCTCCTCACTCAAAGGGAATGGAAAGTCACTGATTGGCTCCTCTTTAACCTTCAATGGTTTGGAATCCTCCAGAGCCTTTTCTGGATTCACAAGTCTCTCATACTCTTCTGAGAGCTCCTTACTAACCTACCGTCCAAGACAACACTAGTCAGTCAATCCCACAGGaatcacatacacatacagtgcTGTAGATATTGAAGCTGACATAACATTGGAGATCTCTCACCTGCAGCATGTAACTGTGGTAATCTTTAATGCGAACCTGCCAGAAGCGCTGCAGAGCCAAGACGCTGCCAATGCCCACCTCATGGAATACCTGTTCCACCACGTCAGGGAAGGGTGTAGAGCCCTGGCAGGCCTCCCTGTCCACAGCCACGCGAAGCAACTTGGTGATCCGCAGGTAATGTTCATGAGCCAGGTCAGTCAAAGTCTCCAGTACACTCTCATTTGCCGACTCGAATCCAGTATGAGCAAGCACTGTTGCAACCGACTGGTACAGAAGCTGGCGGCAGGACGGCCAACTCAACTCAGTGACTGGCTCACCTTTACCtctaaaaagaggaaaatatggagaatttgtttttaaaaagtagagtTTTCTTTATGAACTCAAAAGATGATACATTTTGAATGTTCAGGTTTAAATTTATAGgctatatattttatgatactGTATCTAGAGAAAAGGTTCATCAAAACAAATTTTTGTATGTTAGCTTGACAAATCCTTAAACATTATACAAATTTCTGAAGTTCAAGGTTAATAACACCTTAcagataataaaatgaaaaagaatctgGTTTATTCTAGCTATAGAAgtataaaattgtaatgttgtGCAACCAAGTAAAAAGTAATGTTGTATTTTAGAATCACTAATACTACtgctgcacttgctgcttattgcactcctggttagaaagaaagaaagaaagaaagaaagaaagaaagaaagaaagaaagaaagaaagaaagaaagttttaGGTAGTTACATCACATGACATTCTACACCCTGAAATTACATTGGTCAAACATACTAACTGATCTTCACACACAGCAATGGGGGACTGCAGGGGTCCTCTTtatggttgttgtttttaatgttttttccctAAAGAATTTAATTCTGTGTAATACTTTTTTGTCAAGAATGCCTTACTTTAAAGAAGATTTCTATCTTTCTTATACTACTAaaacattgtaatttttttttttatgcccccttaaaatatcaaaatcaatttgaattcagaaatgaaaaatgttctcATCCCAGTTGTGAATTAAGCTCACTGTTTTTATAATTGGAACTTGTCatgtacttttgaaaaaatgaataatagatAGGCCAAGATGCATGATGATCTATTGACATACTTGTAGAAATCGCTCTCTGGGTCACTATGGCGTAGTTGGAAAGGCTGTCTAGGAGTTTTACTATCCAGTGGAAGCAGATCATCAGGTAAAGTTGGTGTAGCAGGCCGGGGAGGTAGAGCGTCTCCATCCTCAGGTTTGAAAACACCTTGGGCATCTAATAATGTGGACAGGGGTTGCTGGCCTTGCTGGGCAGCAGCAATGAGACCCCGGAGACGACGAGTATGCTGGCTCAGCTGGACAGTATGAATTGTGAGGCTGCAGGGCTCAGAGGGAATGTCCAGCATGGTGGTGGGACGGGGACGCTGTGCAGAAGGTTGGTGCAAGGGAGGGTCCTGCATCTCCACCTGACGGAACTCACGCTGCAAAAGGTCAAAAGAACTGCGGCCCGAAGGAGTCAAAGCCACTGGGAGCTCGCCCCAATAACGCATCATCTTTACACAGTGATGTCACTTAGTTTCTTTTGACAGTGGTACAATCTGAAAACCATAAAACGTACAGttcaaattaacatttctgttaaaatcataTAACTGATAACTTAATGCATATGTAGTAGTTATGATTTGTtaactcaatttttttttttgagaaaccttcattttatatattgttgcATTGTGCAAAAGATaccataatattaaatatgatattatatcATGTGAATATATaactgtgagagtgtgtgtgtgtgtgtgtgtgtgtgtgtgtgtgtgtgtgtgtgtgtgtgtcgtttaacataaataataggTATTTAGACATCATTGTAGTGTTGCACTGTCTTCAGGCtaattaaaatggtaaaaataacgAAATAAATATAtcgcaaaaattaaaatgacaatattatcTGTTTATGCAAATTATTGCACTTTTAAAGACATCATTAGATTACTTTACACTTAATAGTGCATGTACTTATTGGTCGAAAtgtattaatactaaaatacataatagGCACATGCAACGTATATTTTCTTTCATGATTTATGTATTATAGACTTAAATCTTAACGTTACATTCACACAACACAATGTAAGACGCCCTGCGATAACCAAGTTTCATGTCACGCTCATAAAGCATAATTAGCATCGTAAATATCATATCAAATCGCTTAGTTTACCTTCTTGAGCAAATGATCATTAAGGCAAATTACAGCAGAATACAGCAATATGTATCATTTCACCGAAACGACGTATCAACTATGAGCGGCTATGAGGTACAACACCGAAATGTTTCCGTGGAAAATGTTTAGTTCCTAGACAGTGGAACTAAGATGTaaagactttaaaatgttaaaaccacaatataaactgtaaataattactatgcagaaatgtgaaatatgtgTATACATTTCTTAATACAAACTAAATAAGATCAATCTATATTGCAAATTCTAAGATACAGGATTGGAATCATTAAAGTGTTACACCAAACACACCATATCGCGTAAACGCGTGATGGAGTCTGAATGCAGCCAACAGACAGAAAATAATCACATTGAAATGGAAACAGAAAAGAGCTCGGACCCTGAAAACGGTCAAAGCAGTGATACTAAACAGGACACCAGCAGCACCGCAGTTGATCCATTTAAGAAGCCGGATGTTTTTGTCCCTCCATCTCTTACTGTGAGGAAATCAGCAGGATTAAACTCAAGCAAGAAGCTCGCAGAGGAATTAAACAGCAGCAGATCAGAAAATGAAGACACACGTCTTGATACTAAACATCAGCAATCATCTGCAAAATCTGCAGACACTCTAACAGACCTGTCCGATAATCCATCATCCGAGAAATCAGAACCACAGAAGGCTAAGCCCAAACCAAAAGACATTCGACCCAAGGTCCCTGCCAAGCTCCCCCCGGCAGGTAAATTTCCTCCGCTCCCGTACACCGAGCCCCCATGGGGGTCTATACCTGATATCAGCTACTCGTTTGAGCTGCTGAAAAACGGGGCGATTTTGGATACGGTCCCGCTGACTCAGAGGAGTTACTTTGTGGTGGGTCGGTTGCCGGTGTGTGATGTGTCTCTGGAGCATCCGTCCATCTCCCGCTATCACGCCGTGGTGCAGTACCGGGGCAGAGCTGGGCAGGACGGAGTCTTAGGAGAGGAGAAGGGCTTCTATGTCTATGATCTGGGGAGCACACATGGGACATTCGTGAATAAGAACAAAATACCCCCTAAAACATACATAAGACTCCGAGTGGGACATGTTCTGAAGTTTGGAGGAAGCACACGACTCTTTATTTTGCAGGTATGTATTCATTAATAgtagtatatatgtgtatatggtCATGTGATAGAAATCACTGAAATAGATTCTGAAGAATTCTatgataaaatacatacataaaacattgTTCAATCAgtgttcaatatttttttaagtgctgtTTGTGTAATTTAATGTATACCATGAAACTAAACTAATAACTAAACTAGATTCCATCTATTTTTTTAGGGACCAGAGTTTGATGAAGAAGCAGAATCTGAACTGACAGTGACAGAGCTCAGAGAGCGTGCTAAAAAACAGAGGGAAGAGCTGGAGAAGAGGATGATGGGTGATGGCtcagatgaggaggaggaggagaaagaggacaGTGAAGCTAGTGCGACAACGAGAAGCTCCTCAGAAGATACTGGCTGCTCTTGGGGAATGGGTAACAAAGACAACAGATCCTGATTTCATTGCATCTACCTGTTTTCAGTAAACTTAcacattgttgttgtttttccagaTGAAGAGGTAGTGCCAGAAGAGGATGAAAATGAGGAGAATCCATTTGCAACAGAATTTCAAGAGGATCAGGAAGCAGCATACTTAAAAGATCCTAAAAAGGCATTACAGGGCTTTTATGACAGAGAAGGTCAAATAGCTTTCTATAAGATACTAAATCCtgaaaactagattttttttttaccacatagacccaagaaatgttatttttaactgtgtattttcatttcaggAGAAGAACTAGAGTTTGAGTATGAAGAAAAAGGCCATGGTACCTGGCTTTGCAGAATTAAGTAAGCACTTAGTCTCTGTTTGCAGTCAGCcacatttgcactttttttatttttagcagtttAACACAAGATACCAAAATTTCAATGCGTGTTTGCTAAATTTTCTTCTGAAATAACAGACTGCTTAAATTATTTGGTTAAATCTTAAATGGCTATGCATTTATGAAAATTACTGGGTTGACATTTATGTAGATATTGAAATTTGAAAATTATTGCGTCTGATTTCTGTCTTTTAGGTTGCCTGTGGATGATGCTATGGGCAGGCAGCTGGTGGCTGAAGTTACCCACTCAGGGAAAAAGAAAGAGGCGGCCATCCAATGCTGTTTAGAGGCCTGCCGCATTCTAGAGGCCCGTGGTCTTCTGAGGCAGGAGGCAGGTAGGTGGACATCATTCAAAACCAGAAGCTTTATTGACCGATTTATGATTGGAGCTGTCAGATCATTTAGACCCTTTAAAAATGGCCGTGTTaactttttttgctattttatttccaaaataaaatataaaatgaaaataaattaataaagtaaaaaaaagattatgttGTATTGTGGGTGGAAGTTTTGTAACAGTAATTGATTTTAGAAGTTTATTAAATTGtctctttaataataatgtattcttacaacagaaaaataattcTGTCAGTGTTATCAGTTGTAATTGtctttaaaaatctgtaatacagTTCAATAAAAATGGGGAaacatgtataatttttttgcaggtATTTATAGCCCTCTTGCAAAGCTTTCCGGTTTTGTCTCATTACAGTATCCCGAAAACGCAAGAAAAAGAACTGGGAAGATGAAGATTTTTATGACAGCGATGATGACACATTCCTTGATCGGACAGGAGCAGTGGAGAAAAAGCGGACTGAGCGCATGAAGAAGGCTGGAAAGATTCATGAGCGTCCTGATACATATGAATCACTGGTACAGAACCTGCGTCATATTTCTTTGGTGATTATCTATCCCCCTGTGTGTGCTATATCTGATATTGATGTAATATGTATTCTTTCTTAGCTAGCCAAACTGACTGAGGTTGAAAAGGAGCTAGCTGAGACTGAGAAAAAGCTCAGTTCTTCTGGCAAAGGTACGGTAGTGAAAGTCTCTGTGTTTGTCTTTTATATTTCCCTCCATATTTCATCATGTGTAAGTTTACGCTTCCTGTTTGTTGTCCTCTTTTAGGAATCTCCAGTTCTTCTACAGAGGACCCTCTAGATGCTTTCATGAGCTCTGTGCGTAGAGAGACAGCTCTGGATGGAGTGGAGAGAAAGAAGCTACATTTACATGTAGCTGAGTTGAAGAAGGAAAGTCAGAGACTATGCAAGCTAGCAGACCTGGCAAAACCTACCCAACTGCCTTCATTACAGCCCAGCGTGTGAGCTTAGTGTTGCCTTCATATCatctaattatttaaatataacacgCATTTCATTTTAGACAATTTACAAATTGATTTACTaagggtttttaaaaatgtgcacagtTGATAATGTACACAATATGTCTTTTCCAATTGACTAATACAGTCTGTTGAAGTCTCTTGCTGACGAgacagttatttattttgatttctgtGATGCTCAGAACACTGaatttctgaaaaaaggaaaggcctaattttattttttattttttttttacagtatattggTAAAGTTTTATAAATTCAACTAATTGATTGTCTAAAGATGATTATTAAACTAGAACCAGAATACAAAAAAGaacactgaagaagaaaaaatatatatttcagaaggGCTTAAAtttgtgatttgtgtttttgtttttaaatgcagatcTAATAGTCAGTCCACAGACACTGAGAAATCTAAGAAGTCTCTGCCTATGTTTGGAGCTATGAAAGGAGGGAGTAAATTCAAACTGAAGACTGGAACTATAGGAGTGAGTCTATATAGGAGTAATATACttgtgaaatacacacacacacacacacacacagacatacattcTGTGGCACCTAGTCATTCTTAGGCACTATTATGAGTTCTTTCTTTCACATAATGTGCAGAGGTTGCCCCCAAAGCGAACAAATCTTCCTCCTGAGCTCTTCAATATGAAAGAAATGCCCTCTGGtggtgaggaagaggaagaagaggaggaggagaaggaaaaaaacaagacagagGATGCAGTCACAGATGGTGATATGGAGGTTGTTCAGGCTGCAGAGATGACCAGCTCAGAATACTCCAGTGAAGACAGAGCTGAAACTCAGGCAGACCACCCTTCTAATGGTtagacatttacaaaaatacctAGTGCCTTAAATGTGCTGTGGGGGAAAAATCTTTTGGTTTGTAACACAATATTTCCAGAGTAGTGTAATTCTATTTTCGACCACAAGACATCAGTGTTGTGCTACACagagtcaattttttttattaactacaAGTTTGGACAAAATATCATTCATGATATTAGCCTATGATCATAACTAAGAGATGTTATCTAaaatttttctttgtttctagCCGAAGGAGACCATGAGGACCACCCTGCTAAGATGGTTGCATCTCATGAAAATCAGACGTCATCCCATCTTCAAAAGAAAAGTGCCTCTCGTCCAAAAGGTAGAATCATACATTCTGTATGTATGGTTTTGTGTATTCTGTGGCATAATTTCTTTGAAATGTAaagtttgacttttttaaaacatatctttCGTTAGTCAATT
Proteins encoded in this region:
- the supt7l gene encoding STAGA complex 65 subunit gamma, whose amino-acid sequence is MMRYWGELPVALTPSGRSSFDLLQREFRQVEMQDPPLHQPSAQRPRPTTMLDIPSEPCSLTIHTVQLSQHTRRLRGLIAAAQQGQQPLSTLLDAQGVFKPEDGDALPPRPATPTLPDDLLPLDSKTPRQPFQLRHSDPESDFYKGKGEPVTELSWPSCRQLLYQSVATVLAHTGFESANESVLETLTDLAHEHYLRITKLLRVAVDREACQGSTPFPDVVEQVFHEVGIGSVLALQRFWQVRIKDYHSYMLQVSKELSEEYERLVNPEKALEDSKPLKVKEEPISDFPFPLSEEPEADLASGDQALPIGVLGTSNERLAGGLEEGHSPHTSGAAGNSSPLWHLAQVKMEPQDSEEGQVSGHGVLGSDVFEEGPMSTMSEAGIPPSPGGSEGSYMSHSPDSLMGTSPFTQRPKKRMRKV
- the LOC122334874 gene encoding kanadaptin, whose translation is MESECSQQTENNHIEMETEKSSDPENGQSSDTKQDTSSTAVDPFKKPDVFVPPSLTVRKSAGLNSSKKLAEELNSSRSENEDTRLDTKHQQSSAKSADTLTDLSDNPSSEKSEPQKAKPKPKDIRPKVPAKLPPAGKFPPLPYTEPPWGSIPDISYSFELLKNGAILDTVPLTQRSYFVVGRLPVCDVSLEHPSISRYHAVVQYRGRAGQDGVLGEEKGFYVYDLGSTHGTFVNKNKIPPKTYIRLRVGHVLKFGGSTRLFILQGPEFDEEAESELTVTELRERAKKQREELEKRMMGDGSDEEEEEKEDSEASATTRSSSEDTGCSWGMDEEVVPEEDENEENPFATEFQEDQEAAYLKDPKKALQGFYDREGEELEFEYEEKGHGTWLCRIKLPVDDAMGRQLVAEVTHSGKKKEAAIQCCLEACRILEARGLLRQEAVSRKRKKKNWEDEDFYDSDDDTFLDRTGAVEKKRTERMKKAGKIHERPDTYESLLAKLTEVEKELAETEKKLSSSGKGISSSSTEDPLDAFMSSVRRETALDGVERKKLHLHVAELKKESQRLCKLADLAKPTQLPSLQPSVSNSQSTDTEKSKKSLPMFGAMKGGSKFKLKTGTIGRLPPKRTNLPPELFNMKEMPSGGEEEEEEEEEKEKNKTEDAVTDGDMEVVQAAEMTSSEYSSEDRAETQADHPSNAEGDHEDHPAKMVASHENQTSSHLQKKSASRPKEEIDKSVSNVPKTNTKKKMTGPSRPPVTMSKQYPEDDPDYCVWVPPSGQTGDGRTHLNDKYGY